GAAACAGCGTCTCTAGGCTTTTGGGCTGGATGAAGGCTGTTCTTGCAGACACTGACCTGACAGGGGAGGGGGAAACGTGTCCGGCTCCCCACAGAGGCTTGATGGTGGTGGTTGGGGGTCGTTTTTCTCCCTCTGGTCTAGACTAAGACCTTTCCATTCTCTGCCCCTTTACAGAACCTCGAACCTACTATTATGCCGTGGCCATTGTGAAGAAGGGCACTGGCTTCCAGCTGAATCAGTTACAGGGCCGGAGGTCCTGCCACACAGGCCTTGGCAGGACCGCAGGCTGGAACGTCCCCATAGGGATACTTCGTCCGTTCTTAAACTGGGTGGGGCCACCTGAGCCCCTGGAGGCAGGTAAGTTGGCTTGGGGATCCTGGCTGATCTCAGGCAGAGGTGTCTCCTCCAGCTAGTTACACAGACAGGCCCCTTTGGGATCACATAGGTGACGGTGTAGGGTGGAATcaaggtgtgtgtatgtgggggggttAACTGCTGGTGCCAGGCACTGGCAAGGCCCAACCACCCCATAGCTCTTGGGAGGTGGCAGCTGAGCATGGGGTCTGCAAAGGTGTACCTCCCTGGGCTCCTGACGCCATGCCCCAGGCTGTCTGTCCTGCAGGGTGGAGGAAGGGGCCCTGGGGACACCGCGCGGAGGTGTGAGTGCTGTGGCCAGGGCTGGCTTACATCTGTGGTCCACTTCTCTTTGTTCTACAGCTGTGGCCAGGTTTTTCTCAGGCAGCTGTGTTCCTGGTGCGGACGGAGTACGGTTTCCCAACTTATGTAGCCTGTGTGCGGGGACAGGGGAAAATAAATGTGCTGCCTCCTCCCAGGAACCGTACTTTGGCTACTCTGGTGCCTTAAAGTGAGTGATGCTGTCTTCTTCCCATGGGCCACCCAGCATCGGGCCAGGACGCCTTCCATGGGCCTAACAGGGCTCCGCCTGCTGGCAGGGACCatagaggagacagagaggaCCTGACCTCGCCCAGTGCATGTTCTTCTCCAGCCCCAGAGCCCCAGCTAGGCTCCCACCCCTACACCAGCCGGATAGGAATTTGCCTCGGCTGTGGCCCTCCCAGCTTTCCAGAGCAGCCCAGATCTGACAAGCTCTTCTGTTGACCTGGGTTCTCCTGCTGGCTGCTGACCCCTCCCCTAACCACGGTGGAGTCTTACTGTGAGATGTCCAGGCTCAGGCTCCCAGCTGGGCAGGATGGCCACTGTATCCAGGCTGATGCCATTctgccctgcccagcctctcccCAGTGTGGAAGGGAGCGAGCTCTGCCTGATCTGGGCCTGCCTCCCCCTGTGCCCCTGCCAGGGCTGAGCTGCCCCTTCCCCAGTCATCTTCTGGGGCTCAGGAGTATCTGCAGAAAGCGATTCCCTGGCTCCCCACTGGCCAGCACATGTTTGCACCCTCAGTCCTGAGAGAAAGAGACACCTGGCCAGGGTCACCAGGCTTTTACCCTTGAGGGTAGAAGCTGCGAAAAtcttttacagagaaaaaggaagttACACCCTTTTAGCCCTCAGAGAAGAAGATAGGGGACTCTGGTGGGCACTGGAGCCCTTTTTGAGAAGCTACCTGGAGGGGGCCCCAGAGCCCTGTTCCCTTTGAAGCAGAGGTCCTTAGAAGCCAAGGCCAGGGAGGAAAGGGTGGCAGGGAAGGGCACCCCGGGGCTCATCCTCTGGTGCTTTCTCATTTCACAGGTGTCTGAGAGATGGAGCCGGAGATGTGGCTTTTGCCAAAGAGAGTACGGTGTTTGGTAAGAGCCAGGGCTCCTCCCCCTCTTATCTTATTTCATAATTCTGACTGTTCAGCTAATTAGATTCCTTAATTCGTGGCGCACTGTATCAAGTTTCCCTATGGGCACAGCTCTTATTTTATGTTCTTCCATATTTTAAGCCATCAGTGTTCTTTCAATCTCCCATgcccccctctttctctttccctcccagaAGCCCACGCCAAAGTGTTTGACATGTGTCCTCCAGGATGAACCTGGTTTTGCAAAATAGACGGTGCTGGTTTGTGTCTCTGGGTTCAAGTTCATACTTGAAGTAGCATGAGTTACTGAGTGTTAGAAATCAAGCTGCCCCTGAGGTTTCCTACTCAGCATTTGGGTTTGGAGATGTATCCGTGTTTTAGCATGGATGTGGTTCTGACAGTTAAGGAATGTGCCCTGGAGCACACCCACTAGATTTTACCTCTCTGTCACCCTAGCGAAGGACTGACAGGGAGTGTGTCTCTTCTCTGGCACACACAGCTACATGTATGACCTCTTACTGTCCCACAGTGAAGCATAATTGCTGGGTACAAACAGGTTGATCACTCTACTGAGGACTAACAGGGACAGGCCACTTCATTCCCCAGAACCACTACAGACACCCATCACATTTACTCTGGCCCAACTGGATGGACTTTCAGGATCTCTCAGGATTTGTGTTGTCATCAACCCTCTGCAAATATTCTCATTTCCCCAcaacttcaagtttttttttttcccatacatatatatttgttgttcaaaTGAAGGTTGTAAAGCAATCTCATTGTTGGTTTCATTTGAACTTCTCTGACATCCTGTGAGTTGATTGTCTCAACATATTTGCTCGTAATTTGAGCTTCCCTTTCTTACTTTGTAAACTTTGATATTTGCTGTTGAGTTTCATGCCTTCTTTCTTCATGACTTCAATTCACACGTAGGAGGCCTTCTATTTAGTTATCAAACCACTGTTGATTTTAGACTTTAGGAAGATCTTTTCTCAAAAATCTGCCAATAttgggctggggtcgtggctcagcggtagagctcttgcccctcacatgtgaggtactaggttcgattctcagcactatatatataaaaacaacccaaataaataaattaaaagtattgtgtccatctacaactacaaaaacaaatacattaaaaaaaaaatctgtccataGCGCTCTCTATGGAATGGAAGTCTTTCATATTGACAGGCTCAAATCCCAGTTTTGCCTTGTTGATCTGTGGTTTTAGGACCTTCTGAAGATACCATCTTCATcctaaaaaatcacaaaaatttcccataataacaTTAAAGATTCCCCCACCCCATGCACATGTTTGTCTACATGTAACCCACCTAGGAAATCGGTCATGAATTTAGCTTAGCTTTTCCCTCTTTATGAATGAGATGATTTCCCCTATATAGCAACAACTATCAAAAAAATTTCCAACTTTTCCCGGCTGGCGTGAGGAGCCAATTCTACATTAAGTTTGTGTATATCCACCTGGATCTGTTTCTGAGCTATTTCATTGTATTGGTGCGTTCATATGTTCCTGTTTCCCTGACTTGCAGAAGGTCTCACTACCTGGTAGAAAAAGGGACTCGGCTGCCCCAGTAACCTTACtctctttttcaatttttcttagttaaaatttttgagatatttatgaatttctttaaaaattatactttgttTTGATTGGGGTTATCTAGAATTTAATTTGATCCATGAAAAATGGACTTATCCATCATGTCTGATCCATGATGATGTCAAATCCCCCCACATCTCTTTTTCTATCCTTTGATAGAGTGTAAATTTTTTCTCACTGTGTCATACAATTTTTAGTCGAATTGCCAGTTGGTAATATAATGTTTCATGTTATTTTCTGTTGGGTTATTGCTAATAACACTTGATTTTTGTGCATTGATATTGTAACTTGTTTTCCTTCTGAACTCTCTTGccctaaattttcttcttcctctcctcctcttccgcctcctcctcttcctcctaagtatgcttaaccactgagccacaggcctAGCCCATGTTATACTTAATTTAgtgatagggtcttgctaaattgcttatagtctcactaaattgctgagcctggccttgaacttgtgatcctcttgcctcagcctcctgagtcgctgggattataggtgtgcacaacAATGCccagcaattttctttttttaaaaaaaatataattttgctgTATGTATTTTGATTAAAAGCATTTGCCAAATTCAAGAACTTTACTAACCTCTTTAAATTACCAATCTCCTGAACTTCAAACAAATCACAAGTAGATGTTGAGCCCACATATACTTTTTTTGCATCTGCTAAAATTGAGATGACCTCATGGCTGTCCTTTACTCAGTTACTGGGGTGAGTGACTTTGGCTTTGTTTGTTGATGTTGGCTACTCTTGTCCACAGAACCAATTGATCAACCTTAATACTGACCTATTAACACTGATTAAAAAAACCTGTTAGATTGAGTTAGCTAATGTGTTTTTAGGGATTTTTGACATTTATATTCATAAACTAGGTCTgtaatccttccttccttcctttgacGTTACATCAAGGTTGCATGGATCTCATTAAATGACTTGGGCAGGTTTCTGTCACTGTATATTCTGAAGCAGCTGTCATTGGATATAGATGAACAGCTCAAAAATCTGGCTGAACTCCTAAGAGCATTCTTTTCCCTCCTGTGAATGCCCCCAGTGTGCATAGTGAGTCAACTGTCAGCTGTACTTTCTGCctaaagtgttttgttttttttttttttggtcatttttactCTTTCCAGTGATGCTGGTAAGGCAGCTTCCCTGGCTTGTCTCTGAGAGGACCCTCTTGAGGCCCAACTGCCCAGCACAGCTGGGATCTGTTCTGTCCCGGCAGCAGCTGTGACCAACCGCAGGGCAGCCAGTATGATCAAGGAGGAGGATTCGCCTCCCCTGGCCTTTTGGCTCTCTGGGGGCTGTCTTTACCTTTCTGACTTATCTTTGGAGcaattctctctcttcccttctatGGGGACAAGGGCTCATGATGGTGAAGAGTTGGCTCACCCGGGCTGCTTCTCatttctccccttcccccaccaGAGGACTTGCCAGACGAGGCAGAAAGGGACAAGTATGAGCTGCTCTGTCCAGACAACACCCGGAAGCCAGTGGACCAGTACAAGGAGTGCCACCTGGCCCGAGTTCCTTCTCATGCTGTTGTGGCCCGAAGCGTGGACGGCAAGGAGGACCTCATCTGGGAGTTCCTCCGCCAGGCCCAGGTAGGCCCACCCACATCCTCCCCACCTGCTTGGGTTTGGGAGTGGGGAGGAAGCTTCCTTCCCTCACCTGCTACTTGCGAAGCCCATCTGTGGCCTCGTAGTTCACTGACTCACGGGACCACTTGCCCAGCCTCTGCCTTGGACAGAGGAAACTATGAAACGTCCTCTAGCATGTCCAACCGACAGCATCTTGGGCCACAACGGAGGCAGGAGGGGGCAATGCCTATCCCAGGACCCAGCAACTCTGCAGAGAAAAAGCTGAGGCTGCTCTTGTGTCTCTGGGATAGCACATCCCTCTGCAGGAGGGTGTCAGCTGAGGTCCCCACTCTCAGAATCATCCCGAAGTTCCCGATACTCGTTGTCAACCTAGAGTTGTTGTCTCCTCCTTACTTATTGCTGATACTGTAATTCTCTTTTTCCTCAATTaggaaaattttggaaaaaacaaATCTCCAGGATTCCAACTCTTTGGCTCCCCCAAAGGGCAGAAGGATCTACTGTTCAAGGACACTGCCCTGGGGTTCTTGAGGGTCCCCCCGAAAATAGATGCTGGGCTGTACCTGGGCTACGGATACTTCACGGCCATAAAGAACCTGAGGGAAAGTGAGTGAGCCCTGGGCTGGGCCCTGAGGGTGGCTGGTGTGGGCCGTGAGCTGTGGCTGTGGCCTCGGCGGTGGAGTGGCCCGGCTCTTCCTCTCTCAGCCACTCTGAGGTCTGCATCTTGGCAGTTCTGATGTGGCGTGGGTGTCTTTTGTCGACCAAGTCAGGGCAATGTTGAGATGTGTCTTCTAAAGAATGTCCTGGCCGCTGGATGAACGCTTCCATGTGCCCCTGTGCTATCAGGATCCCCAGCCTTCTATTAAGTGAGAAATTGGAATATGAACCAAGAGAGCCAGGGCCCCTGAGGGATGGCTCCAGAGGCCTGGTGGGACACCGGCTTATGCCACACTCTGAACTTGGCTGGGGATAACACTATGGGAGAAGCCAGCCGTGGCTCTTCCTCTATGGGGGTTAGGGGTGGGAACCTGGGAAACCTGGGAGACCGTACTGCATGTAGTTCATGATGGGACTCTGGTCCTTGGGGGAGGTCAGGGGCTGGAGGTCCCCTGGGTCATCTTTAGGGATGGACACTGGCTTCTGTATCATGGAACTTTTGGAGAGGAGGGGCGGAGACATGGGGCATATCATTACACTAGATTGATGGATGGATTAGAAGCCAGGGAAGCTCTCCCAGGGCGTGGAAATGAGAAACACAGTGAGCTCCTTGGGGCCTGAAGCAGGGGTTGGGGAGGTGAGGGGTGGAGCAAGAGCAGCTGTGTGGGCCTCACACATCCCCAGGAGGAGGCGGCTCCCACCCCAGGCAGGGTCTGAGCAGGAACCCTGCTCCGCGGAGGGCAGAGTTGGGATGGAGGTGGTGCCCGGGTGTCCCTGGCAGGCTGGGAGCTCTGCTCACAGGCTGTCACACCTCTCGACAGGGGAGGCAGATACGGCAGCCCGGCAGTGGCAGGTAGTGTGGTGTGCGGTGGGCACGGATGAGCAGCGTAAGTGCACCACGTGGAGTGATGTGAGTGGCCGCACAGTGACCTGCGCCTCGGCTCCCACCACAGAGGACTGCATTTCCCTGATCTTGGTAGGTGGCCTGTGTCACAGGGTGCTCCTGAGAGCGCCAAGGCCATGGGCATCTGCTTACGGTAAAGTTGATGCCCAAGAGGCCACTACAGGGCACTTCAAGGACGGGATGCCAGGGAGGGCCCTTGGGGCCACAGCTGTGGTGCTAAGGGGCATGGTTGTAGGTTTAAAAAAGCAGTTATTGTGGGGATTTCGCCTCTCTCACTGTAAGAACAATGTTGGATTATTGTGGGTAATTTGGAAAGTAAGGAAAGGTGTGATGTAAAAACctacacactcacaaacacaaaaaacaacCCCCAAGCCAACCGTGGCCTCATGTACAGATAGCAAAGATAAGTTTTGATAATTCTCCATCCAGGGTTTCTATGAACTTTAAGGACACATTCATGGTGATCCTGGATTGAAGCAGTTATGTAGTTTTTGAGGGTCTTCACTAAACATGGGTGTCTTCCCCACTCGAACACTTACTCTTTGTTAACGTTTTCTAAACAGGGTTTCAGAATCTCTTTGATCCGGGCTCATTTTTCTCATGACCCTATTTCTTTTGATCCCTTTGCTATTGTCAATAATGCTGTGATGAGAATTCTTGAATAGAAAGCTTCATCCACATCTCCAATCATTGCGATATAGTTATAAAATATGATGACTGGGTCAAAGAGAGAACTTCACAATCCTGGTGAATCTGTTCCTGTGTTAAGAGCACGGGCTCAtccaagttaattttttttttaaatttttaaaaattttttaaaattatttttttaaaaaatattcttttagttgtagatggacacaatacatttatctatctatctattcattttttttttatttttatgtggtgctgaggatcatgcccagtgcctctcatgtgctaggccctcacatgagcctcagccccagcctcagtgattttagttcttttatttgGCTCCTTTTTTCTGTGttgcactttttttctttctttttggtactaggaactggacctggggtgcttaaccactgagccacattcccagccctttttattttgggaccctgtcttgctagttgctgaggctggccttgaactctcgatcttcctgcctctgcctcccgagatgctgggtttacaggcatgcaccacttaaCAGGCACACACCTGGTTTTTTGTGTAGCACTTTGTGAGTGTAGTGCTAGTGAGCTGGGACCAGAGGGGCCCTGCTGTTCCCATCTGTATCTCCATGAGTGAAGGGCAGTGTCCCTGGAGTACTTGGATACAGGAAGTGTTTTGCTCAGAGGACAGAGGGTTAGTGCAACAggtcctgttttcttctaactGAATTAACGGCACAAAGGCACATGGGGCTGGTAGAGAACGGTGCCCATGATGCCTCCTTTGGTTCAGTTCAAACAACCCGTTTCACTGGAATATCTGGCCTAAGGCCTCCCTCAGGGCTGAAGACAGCCACAAGGGAAACAGGCTCACTGCTTTCTATCTGCTTTGCTTCTGCAGAAGGGAGAAGCGGATGCCATGAGTCTGGACGGAGGATTTATCTACACAGCTGGCAAGTGTGGTTTGGTGCCTGTCCTGGCAGAGAACCATCGTAAGTGGAGTTAACGGCCCCTCTTGGctgtggggtgggagtggggtggggtgacTCCACTCACTGGGTCCAGAGAAGTCAAGATGGACAGCTACATTCAAAAGGAGAATCAGAGAAAGGATAAGCCAAAGGGGCCACGTTACCCAAGAAGCTCATTGCACTGTGAATTGACAAAGCCCATACtggtttcctcctcttcttcttcttttttattttttaaaagttgtagttggccacaatactttattttatttatttatttttatgtggtgctgaggatcgaacccagggcctcacatgtgctaggcgagtgatctaccgctgagccacaaccccagcccctggtttcctctttttaattaattttttttttaaataaagtattgtgcACAGACGGAAAAGTGCACAGAAGCATACAACTTAATGACATTTCACAAACCGTCCCCTCCCCTGGCCCTACCTCACGGGCGCCCCTGTGAAGACACAGAAAGTTGCAGAAGTCTGTTGTGTCCTGCTGCTGCCAGCCCCCTTACACCTTCTAGGTATTCTTTCTCCTGAATTAAAACAGCATCAATCAGAGCTTCCTATCGTTGCACAGAGAGTGTTGCATATCTGAGGTCTCCTGCTCAGTGTTTGTGATATTTATCCATGTAAGTGTGTAGTTatagattttcttttgttctcactGTTGCATAGTATTCTAATGTGTGTAACTCTACCTGGAATTATTTAACCATATCACCGTGGATGGCATTTAAGTAATTTCCAGTTGGTGGCCATTGTGACTTGTGCTCTGTAAACATCAGCATCTGTGTCTTTTGTGGAAGCGAATATTCGTTTCTGCTGCATGGAAATACTGggacagtatcttttttttttttttaaattggattctATATTATGGGGATTatttttttggataccagggattgaatttagggacactcaacccctgagccccacccagctttattttgtattttatttagagacaggatctcactgagttgcttagcaccttgcttttgttgaggctggctttgaacttgtgatcctcctgactcagccactaggattacaggcatgtgccacagtgcctgtcACGGGGATTTAAAAATTTGTGACTTCTCAATATATCTGAGTGTCTAAATGATGTATTCTTCATCCTTGTTCTTTCAGAATCCCAAGAAAACAAGGACTCTGATTGTGTGAACAGACAACCAGAAGGTGAGTTGGAATCAGTCACTTTCAGGGTCAAGAGTAAGTCCTTGTTGCTGGAGGAGGGGATGGCAGGATCTTGATAAAATTCACAGAGATGTGGCCATAGAAACCATTATTTAGAGATACAAAACAATTCATAgaagaataattataattaatgttTAGATCGCCCTTTAGTCTGGTGGAGAACTTTCAGATAGTCCCTTATGGTACCTGATCATGTGGAAGGAGCAGTATTACTCCTCCTTCTCATCAATGAGGAAGTAGTGGCCCAAAGAATCCCGAGTGGCCAGATAATTAACAGGACACACGATCTTTCCTTTGCTTGTTCAGTTCAAATAACCCGTTTCATTGGGACACCTCTCTCCACGGCTGGAGGGTATACCATGGCAGATTCTGGCTCTGAACCAGAGTCTCTTGTGCCACACCCAGTGCTCTGTGCACCAGCCCTACCTGCCTACTAGAGCTGGAGCTTGCTCAGCTTTAGAAGCCTCAACTCTTGTCCTCGGCAGGTCAGGTGCACTCTAACAGGAGAGGATGATGCCCTTGCGAGCTCCCTCTCTGTGCAGGGCTGGTTTTGACTCAGCACAGGGAGCTCCTTGGAGACAAGCTCTCCTGCATCTATAAACCAGTTAATCTGGTGGCAGTCCCTGTTCCCATGTGATGCGTATAGCGGGTTGTGATTTATGCACTGTTGGGGCTATTCTTGCAGTCTAAAGGCTTATTGCTTTATTGATCCACATGTGAAGGTTTGTAACTCAGGGACATGTTGTGGCTGGTTGAGGACAGTCCCCTGTAATCACTTAcaggatcagattttttttgggggtggtggtactaggggttgaattcAGGccccttgactactgagccatctccccaatcctaatttatattttatttagagacagggtcccactgagttgttcaatgccttgcttttgctgaggctggctttgaattcacgactctcctgcctcagcttcccaagccgctgggatcacaggtgtgcgccaccacgcccagcttttttttttttttactacttcaTTTCAGAGTCCAGATCAATCTTCCCTCTGCAATAAGTCAGTGTCTTCAGCTTATTTGGGCCACAATGCTAGTTATTTGGGGGAATCATTACCCAGCGATGCCTTGTGACCTGTGTTGGCCTGGGTTGCAGACCTTCCCGGCCTTTGAGATTAAGATGTGCTCTTCCGTTGTCTGTTGTGCAAGGGTATCTCGCCGTGGCCGCGGTCAGGAAATCGGACACTGACATCACCTGGAACTCTCTGAAAGGCAGGAAGTCCTGCCACACCGCGGTGGGCAGGACCGCAGGCTGGAACATTCCCATGGGGCTGCTCTTCAACCAGACAGGCTCCTGTAAATTTGGTAAGGTGTCCTGAGGGTGTCCTGGGAGGGCCATCTTGAAGGGCTGGTGCTGTGAAACCTCAGGGAAGGGAGCAGAGTAGGGGACTCACAGACTGGGGCCCACAGGTCTCTTTTGGTATAATCGAGTTCTCCCTGGGCCACCTCCCGGAGTCACGGAGGCTCAGGGAGCTTCCCCACACGCCTCTTTCCAGGTGCCATCTACCTCACCAAGGTAAAAGACTggagtatcatttttttttcctctgcaccATAAGAATGTACATAGATCATGAGAAgtacaattgttttttttttattttatttttttaacctcttgGAGACCCAAATCTAAATTCCTCACAGGCCCTGGCTTCCCATCTTGGGGGAAGGCAATTGTCTGCCTCCAAAAAAGGGGGTTTCTGCTTTTAAACAGAACTGAATTCTTACTCCACCCTGCAAAGGAATCTAGATAAGACCTCTAGAGCCTGGCTCAACCTGCTTCTGGGGTTTTCTCTGCCTCCCACATCCCACACTCATTTTGGTTGGCATAATCCATGCCCTGTCTGCTGTGGACACAGTGATATAGAGGTGGGTGGCCCATTGTCCCCATGGCTCACCTCTTGTGTAGGCGTCTCCTAGAGGAGCAGGGTCCTGGTTGTGTTATCACTGGGTTTTTGGTTCTGA
This is a stretch of genomic DNA from Ictidomys tridecemlineatus isolate mIctTri1 chromosome 2, mIctTri1.hap1, whole genome shotgun sequence. It encodes these proteins:
- the Ltf gene encoding lactotransferrin, giving the protein MRLLFLAPLFLGALGVCLAASRKGSVRWCTTSPPEATKCSQLQRNMRRVHAPPLSCVRKNSYLQCIQAIASNKADAVTLDGGLVFEAGQDPYKLRPVVAEVYGTEAKPRTYYYAVAIVKKGTGFQLNQLQGRRSCHTGLGRTAGWNVPIGILRPFLNWVGPPEPLEAAVARFFSGSCVPGADGVRFPNLCSLCAGTGENKCAASSQEPYFGYSGALKCLRDGAGDVAFAKESTVFEDLPDEAERDKYELLCPDNTRKPVDQYKECHLARVPSHAVVARSVDGKEDLIWEFLRQAQENFGKNKSPGFQLFGSPKGQKDLLFKDTALGFLRVPPKIDAGLYLGYGYFTAIKNLREREADTAARQWQVVWCAVGTDEQRKCTTWSDVSGRTVTCASAPTTEDCISLILKGEADAMSLDGGFIYTAGKCGLVPVLAENHQSQENKDSDCVNRQPEGYLAVAAVRKSDTDITWNSLKGRKSCHTAVGRTAGWNIPMGLLFNQTGSCKFDEFFSQSCAPGSDPASNLCALCIGDEKGEHKCMPNSNERYHSYAGAFRCLAEKAGDVAFLKDVTVLQNTDGKNPEAWAKDLKLDDFELLCLDGTRKPVTEARSCHLAVAPNHAVVSRKDKAAHLEQVLLDQQVKFGRKGSRCPGEFCLFKSDTKNLLFNDNTECLAKLHGRTTSEKYLGQQYITAVANLQQCSTSELLDACAFLRK